A section of the Haliaeetus albicilla chromosome 6, bHalAlb1.1, whole genome shotgun sequence genome encodes:
- the BCL9 gene encoding B-cell CLL/lymphoma 9 protein isoform X2, translated as MHSSNPKVRNSPSGNTQSPKSKQEVMVRPPTVMSPSGNPQLDSKFSNQGKQGGSTSQSQPSPCDPKSGGHPPKVLPGPGGSMGLKNGAGNGAKGKGKRERSISADSFEQREAGTPNDDPEIKDCNSADHVKSQESQHTPHSMTSSNASAPRSSTPSHGLTAALEPASGQKTPSKVVYVFSTEMANKAAEAVLKGQVETIVSFHIQNISNSKAERNTVPLNPQITALRTEPKPLPQPQPPTAQDQNPPQNAKMQPTPPVSAPVSKSTGPPCPIDQDSPGVESKVMSVGSPANSTPLQTEGFGQSSTPNNRAVSPVSQGSNSSAADPKGPPQQVSGGDPSNLGENPDGLSQEQLEHRERSLQTLRDIQRMLFPDEKEFAGGQSGGPPSNAGVLDGPQKKPEGPIQAMMAQSQSLGKGSGSRTDGGAPFGPQGHRDMPFSPDEMGPPPMNSQSGPIGPDHLDHMTPEQVAWLKLQQEFYEEKRRKQEQVVVQQCSLQDMMVHQHGPRGVVRGPPPPYQMTPGEGWGPGGPEPFPEGMNMSHSLPPRGMAPHPNMPGSQMRLPGFAGMMNPDMEGPSVPNPASRPGLSGVSWPDDVPKIPDGRNFPPGQGVFSGPGRGERFPNPQGLPEELYQQQLAEKQMGLPPGLNMEGIRPGMEINRMMPSQRHMEPGNNPIFPRMPVEGPMSPSRGDFPKGIPPQIASSRELEFGMGPGSMKGDMGMNVSMGSNPPLVPQKLRDAGVGPEEMMKLRPGVSEMLSSQQKMVPLPFGEHPQQEYGMGPRPFLPMSQGPGVGLRNLREQIGPDQRTNNRLSHMPPLPLNPTSNPNSLNTAPPAQRSLGRKPLDISAAGQVHSPGINPLKSPTMRQVQSPMMGSPSGNLKSPQTPSQLAGMLAGPTAAAAAASIKSPPVLGSAAASPVHLKSPSLPAPSPGWTSSPKPPLQSPGIPPNHKASLTMSSPAMLGNVESGGPPPSTVSQSAPVTLPGNLPSSSPYTMPPEPTLSQNPLSIMMSRMSKFAMPSSTPLYHDAIKTVASSDDDSPPARSPNLPPMNSVPGMGINSQNPRISGPNPVGPMPTLSPMGMTQPLSHNNQMPSPNAMGPNIPPHGVPVGPGLMSHNPMMGHGSQESPMVPQGRLGFPQGFPPVQSPPQQVPFPHNGPSGGQGNFPAGMGFHGEGPLGRPTNLPQSSTDPALCKTGGPGGPDSFTVLGNNMPSVFTDPELQEVIRPGATGIPEFDLSRIIPSEKPSQTLQYFPRGEVPGRKQPQGPGPGFSHMQGMIGEQTPRMGLTLPGMGGPGPVGTPDIPLGTAPSMPGHNPMRPPAFLQQGMMGPHHRMMSPAQTAMPGQPALMSNPVAAVGMIPGKDRAPAGLYSHPGPVGSPGMMMSMQGMMGPQQNIMIPPQMRPRGMAADVGMGGFSQGPGNPGNMMF; from the exons ATGCATTCCAGTAACCCCAAAGTGAGGAACTCCCCATCAGGCAACACGCAGAG ccccaaaTCAAAGCAGGAGGTGATGGTCCGTCCCCCTACAGTGATGTCCCCATCTGGCAACCCCCAGCTGGATTCCAAATTTTCCAACCAGGGAAAACAAGGGGGCTCTACCAGCCAATCCCAGCCCTCTCCCTGTGACCCCAAAAGTGGAGGTCACCCCCCCAAAGTGCTCCCTGGCCCAGGTGGGAGCATGGGGCTGAAGAACGGGGCTGGAAATGGTGccaaggggaaggggaagagagagaggagcatTTCGGCAGATTCCTTTGAACAGAGGGAAGCTGGGACTCCTAATGATGACCCTGAAATCAAAG aCTGCAATTCTGCTGATCATGTGAAATCCCAGGAGTCTCAGCACACACCACACTCCATGACTTCTTCAAACGCTTCAGCCCCAAGGTCTTCCACACCTTCCCATGGCCTGACTGCTGCTTTGGAGCCAGCAAGTGGGCAGAAGACTCCATCCAAAGTGGTTTACGTCTTTTCTACTGAGATGGCCAACAA GGCTGCAGAAGCTGTGCTGAAAGGACAGGTGGAAACCATCGTGTCCTTTCATATCCAGAACATCTCAAACAGCAAGGCGGAACGAAACACTGTACCCTTG AACCCCCAGATCACTGCCCTTCGGACTGAACCCAAGCCCCtgccgcagccccagccccccacTGCCCAGGATCAGAACCCTCCCCAGAACGCTAAAATGCAGCCGACTCCACCCGTGTCAGCGCCAGTATCCAAATCCACTGGCCCCCCATGTCCCATAGATCAGGACAGTCCCGGCGTGGAAAGCAAAGTCATGTCTGTGGGCAGCCCTGCCAACTCTACCCCATTGCAGAcagaaggatttgggcagagtTCGACCCCCAATAATCGAGCAGTTAGCCCAGTTTCCCAAGGTAGCAATAGCTCTGCTGCAGACCCCAAAGGTCCTCCCCAGCAGGTGTCTGGTGGGGACCCATCCAATTTGGGTGAGAATCCAGATGGACTGTCACAGGAGCAGCTGGAGCATCGAGAGCGCTCATTGCAGACCCTGAGAGACATACAGCGCATGCTCTTCCCTGATGAGAAAGAGTTTGCGGGAGGGCAAAGTGGGGGGCCACCCTCAAATGCTGGGGTGCTGGATGGTCCCCAAAAGAAACCTGAAGGGCCAATACAGGCCATGATGGCTCAATCCCAAAGTTTAGGCAAAGGGTCAGGGTCTCGGACAGATGGAGGGGCTCCATTTGGCCCTCAAGGACACAGGGACATGCCTTTTTCCCCAGATGAAATGGGGCCACCACCAATGAACTCTCAGTCAGGACCCATAGGCCCAGACCACCTGGACCACATGACTCCTGAGCAGGTGGCCTGGCTCAAGCTGCAGCAGGAGTTTTAcgaggagaagagaagaaagcaagagcaGGTGGTTGTGCAGCAGTGTTCACTGCAGGACATGATGGTCCATCAGCACGGGCCTCGTGGGGTGGTCCGAGGCCCTCCCCCTCCCTACCAGATGAcccctggggagggctgggggccTGGGGGTCCAGAGCCCTTCCCTGAAGGCATGAACATGTCGCATTCTCTGCCCCCCAGGGGCATGGCCCCTCATCCCAACATGCCTGGGAGCCAGATGCGCCTGCCTGGTTTTGCAGGAATGATGAACCCTGATATGGAGGGCCCCAGCGTCCCGAATCCTGCCTCCCGGCCTGGGCTTTCGGGAGTTAGTTGGCCAGATGATGTGCCAAAAATCCCAGATGGCCGAAACTTCCCTCCTGGCCAGGGTGTCTTCAGTGGCCCTGGCCGAGGGGAGCGGTTCCCCAATCCACAGGGCCTGCCCGAAGAGCTctatcagcagcagctggctgagAAACAGATGGGCCTCCCTCCTGGCCTGAACATGGAAGGCATCAGGCCTGGCATGGAGATAAACAGAATGATGCCCTCCCAGAGACACATGGAGCCTGGGAACAACCCCATCTTCCCTCGCATGCCAGTGGAAGGGCCGATGAGCCCCTCCAGGGGGGACTTCCCGAAAGGAATACCCCCACAAATAGCCTCTAGCAGAGAGCTGGAGTTTGGGATGGGCCCTGGCAGCATGAAGGGGGACATGGGCATGAATGTCAGCATGGGCTCCAACCCACCCCTGGTCCCTCAGAAGCTGAGGGACGCAGGAGTTGGGCCGGAAGAGATGATGAAACTGCGCCCCGGTGTCTCGGAGATGCTCTCCTCTCAGCAGAAAATGGTGCCGCTGCCATTTGGGGAGCATCCGCAGCAAGAGTATGGCATGGGTCCCAGGCCTTTCCTTCCCATGTCTCAGGGCCCAGGAGTCGGTCTCCGAAATCTCAGAGAACAGATTGGGCCTGACCAAAGGACTAACAACCGGCTCAGCCACATGCCGCCACTACCTCTCAATCCCACCAGTAACCCTAATAGCCTCAACACAGCTCCCCCTGCGCAGCGCAGCCTCGGCCGCAAGCCCTTGGATATCTCTGCAGCTGGTCAGGTGCATTCGCCAGGGATCAACCCCCTGAAATCCCCCACGATGCGCCAGGTCCAGTCTCCCATGATGGGGTCTCCCTCGGGGAACCTCAAGTCCCCTCAGACGCCCTCCCAGCTGGCAGGAATGCTTGCGGGCCCCACTGccgcagctgctgctgcctccattAAGTCTCCCCCTGTCTTGgggtctgctgctgcttctcctgtccaCCTCAAGTCTCCGTCTCTCCCCGCACCTTCTCCCGGATGGACTTCATCTCCAAAGCCTCCTTTGCAGAGCCCTGGGATTCCCCCGAACCACAAGGCATCTCTCACCATGTCTTCTCCAGCCATGCTGGGGAACGTGGAGTCGG gtgGTCCACCTCCTTCCACAGTCAGCCAGTCTGCTCCTGTGACTCTCCCTGGAAATCTTCCCTCTAGCAGTCCTTACACAATGCCACCAGAGCCGACCCTCTCCCAGAATCCCCTCTCCATTATGATGTCCAGGATGTCCAAATTTGCCATGCCCAGCTCTACACCGCTCTATCATGATGCCATCAAAACTGTGGCCAGCTCAGATGATGACTCCCCTCCAGCACGTTCCCCAAACTTGCCACCTATGAACAGTGTACCAG GAATGGGCATTAATTCTCAGAATCCTCGAATTTCAGGTCCAAACCCAGTGGGTCCAATGCCAACCCTTAGCCCAATGGGAATGACCCAGCCTCTTTCCCATAACAACCAGATGCCCTCTCCAAATGCTATGGGACCCAATATACCTCCTCATGGGGTCCCCGTGGGACCCGGCCTGATGTCACACAACCCAATGATGGGGCATGGTTCCCAGGAGTCTCCAATGGTACCTCAAGGACGcctgggcttcccacaggggTTCCCTCCCGTACAGTCCCCTCCGCAGCAGGTGCCATTTCCACACAACGGGCCCAGCGGTGGACAAGGCAACTTCCCAGCAGGAATGGGCTTCCACGGAGAAGGACCTCTGGGGCGTCCTACCAACCTGCCCCAAAGTTCGACAGATCCAGCACTTTGCAAGACTGGAGGCCCTGGCGGTCCAGACTCCTTCACTGTTCTTGGAAACAATATGCCTTCGGTTTTCACTGATCcagagctgcaggaggtgatccGTCCTGGAGCCACAGGAATACCTGAGTTTGACCTGTCCAGGATTATCCCATCGGAGAAGCCTAGCCAGACACTACAGTATTTCCCTCGTGGGGAGGTGCCAGGCCGCAAGCAGCCGCAGGGTCCTGGGCCTGGGTTCTCCCACATGCAGGGGATGATAGGAGAGCAGACCCCAAGGATGGGACTAACATTGCCTGGCATGGGGGGCCCCGGGCCGGTGGGAACTCCGGATATCCCTCTTGGGACGGCTCCATCCATGCCAGGTCATAACCCGATGAGACCACCTGCCTTCCTGCAGCAAGGCATGATGGGGCCGCACCACCGCATGATGTCACCAGCACAAACGGCGATGCCTGGCCAGCCCGCGCTAATGAGTAACCCCGTGGCCGCCGTGGGCATGATCCCAGGCAAGGACCGAGCCCCTGCAGGGCTGTACAGCCACCCGGGCCCTGTAGGGTCACCTGGTATGATGATGTCAATGCAGGGCATGATGGGACCCCAACAAAACATCATGATTCCCCCCCAGATGAGGCCCCGAGGTATGGCTGCTGATGTTGGCATGGGAGGATTTAGCCAAGGCCCTGGAAACCCAGGGAACATGATGTTTTAA
- the BCL9 gene encoding B-cell CLL/lymphoma 9 protein isoform X4 encodes MVRPPTVMSPSGNPQLDSKFSNQGKQGGSTSQSQPSPCDPKSGGHPPKVLPGPGGSMGLKNGAGNGAKGKGKRERSISADSFEQREAGTPNDDPEIKDCNSADHVKSQESQHTPHSMTSSNASAPRSSTPSHGLTAALEPASGQKTPSKVVYVFSTEMANKAAEAVLKGQVETIVSFHIQNISNSKAERNTVPLNPQITALRTEPKPLPQPQPPTAQDQNPPQNAKMQPTPPVSAPVSKSTGPPCPIDQDSPGVESKVMSVGSPANSTPLQTEGFGQSSTPNNRAVSPVSQGSNSSAADPKGPPQQVSGGDPSNLGENPDGLSQEQLEHRERSLQTLRDIQRMLFPDEKEFAGGQSGGPPSNAGVLDGPQKKPEGPIQAMMAQSQSLGKGSGSRTDGGAPFGPQGHRDMPFSPDEMGPPPMNSQSGPIGPDHLDHMTPEQVAWLKLQQEFYEEKRRKQEQVVVQQCSLQDMMVHQHGPRGVVRGPPPPYQMTPGEGWGPGGPEPFPEGMNMSHSLPPRGMAPHPNMPGSQMRLPGFAGMMNPDMEGPSVPNPASRPGLSGVSWPDDVPKIPDGRNFPPGQGVFSGPGRGERFPNPQGLPEELYQQQLAEKQMGLPPGLNMEGIRPGMEINRMMPSQRHMEPGNNPIFPRMPVEGPMSPSRGDFPKGIPPQIASSRELEFGMGPGSMKGDMGMNVSMGSNPPLVPQKLRDAGVGPEEMMKLRPGVSEMLSSQQKMVPLPFGEHPQQEYGMGPRPFLPMSQGPGVGLRNLREQIGPDQRTNNRLSHMPPLPLNPTSNPNSLNTAPPAQRSLGRKPLDISAAGQVHSPGINPLKSPTMRQVQSPMMGSPSGNLKSPQTPSQLAGMLAGPTAAAAAASIKSPPVLGSAAASPVHLKSPSLPAPSPGWTSSPKPPLQSPGIPPNHKASLTMSSPAMLGNVESGGPPPSTVSQSAPVTLPGNLPSSSPYTMPPEPTLSQNPLSIMMSRMSKFAMPSSTPLYHDAIKTVASSDDDSPPARSPNLPPMNSVPGMGINSQNPRISGPNPVGPMPTLSPMGMTQPLSHNNQMPSPNAMGPNIPPHGVPVGPGLMSHNPMMGHGSQESPMVPQGRLGFPQGFPPVQSPPQQVPFPHNGPSGGQGNFPAGMGFHGEGPLGRPTNLPQSSTDPALCKTGGPGGPDSFTVLGNNMPSVFTDPELQEVIRPGATGIPEFDLSRIIPSEKPSQTLQYFPRGEVPGRKQPQGPGPGFSHMQGMIGEQTPRMGLTLPGMGGPGPVGTPDIPLGTAPSMPGHNPMRPPAFLQQGMMGPHHRMMSPAQTAMPGQPALMSNPVAAVGMIPGKDRAPAGLYSHPGPVGSPGMMMSMQGMMGPQQNIMIPPQMRPRGMAADVGMGGFSQGPGNPGNMMF; translated from the exons ATGGTCCGTCCCCCTACAGTGATGTCCCCATCTGGCAACCCCCAGCTGGATTCCAAATTTTCCAACCAGGGAAAACAAGGGGGCTCTACCAGCCAATCCCAGCCCTCTCCCTGTGACCCCAAAAGTGGAGGTCACCCCCCCAAAGTGCTCCCTGGCCCAGGTGGGAGCATGGGGCTGAAGAACGGGGCTGGAAATGGTGccaaggggaaggggaagagagagaggagcatTTCGGCAGATTCCTTTGAACAGAGGGAAGCTGGGACTCCTAATGATGACCCTGAAATCAAAG aCTGCAATTCTGCTGATCATGTGAAATCCCAGGAGTCTCAGCACACACCACACTCCATGACTTCTTCAAACGCTTCAGCCCCAAGGTCTTCCACACCTTCCCATGGCCTGACTGCTGCTTTGGAGCCAGCAAGTGGGCAGAAGACTCCATCCAAAGTGGTTTACGTCTTTTCTACTGAGATGGCCAACAA GGCTGCAGAAGCTGTGCTGAAAGGACAGGTGGAAACCATCGTGTCCTTTCATATCCAGAACATCTCAAACAGCAAGGCGGAACGAAACACTGTACCCTTG AACCCCCAGATCACTGCCCTTCGGACTGAACCCAAGCCCCtgccgcagccccagccccccacTGCCCAGGATCAGAACCCTCCCCAGAACGCTAAAATGCAGCCGACTCCACCCGTGTCAGCGCCAGTATCCAAATCCACTGGCCCCCCATGTCCCATAGATCAGGACAGTCCCGGCGTGGAAAGCAAAGTCATGTCTGTGGGCAGCCCTGCCAACTCTACCCCATTGCAGAcagaaggatttgggcagagtTCGACCCCCAATAATCGAGCAGTTAGCCCAGTTTCCCAAGGTAGCAATAGCTCTGCTGCAGACCCCAAAGGTCCTCCCCAGCAGGTGTCTGGTGGGGACCCATCCAATTTGGGTGAGAATCCAGATGGACTGTCACAGGAGCAGCTGGAGCATCGAGAGCGCTCATTGCAGACCCTGAGAGACATACAGCGCATGCTCTTCCCTGATGAGAAAGAGTTTGCGGGAGGGCAAAGTGGGGGGCCACCCTCAAATGCTGGGGTGCTGGATGGTCCCCAAAAGAAACCTGAAGGGCCAATACAGGCCATGATGGCTCAATCCCAAAGTTTAGGCAAAGGGTCAGGGTCTCGGACAGATGGAGGGGCTCCATTTGGCCCTCAAGGACACAGGGACATGCCTTTTTCCCCAGATGAAATGGGGCCACCACCAATGAACTCTCAGTCAGGACCCATAGGCCCAGACCACCTGGACCACATGACTCCTGAGCAGGTGGCCTGGCTCAAGCTGCAGCAGGAGTTTTAcgaggagaagagaagaaagcaagagcaGGTGGTTGTGCAGCAGTGTTCACTGCAGGACATGATGGTCCATCAGCACGGGCCTCGTGGGGTGGTCCGAGGCCCTCCCCCTCCCTACCAGATGAcccctggggagggctgggggccTGGGGGTCCAGAGCCCTTCCCTGAAGGCATGAACATGTCGCATTCTCTGCCCCCCAGGGGCATGGCCCCTCATCCCAACATGCCTGGGAGCCAGATGCGCCTGCCTGGTTTTGCAGGAATGATGAACCCTGATATGGAGGGCCCCAGCGTCCCGAATCCTGCCTCCCGGCCTGGGCTTTCGGGAGTTAGTTGGCCAGATGATGTGCCAAAAATCCCAGATGGCCGAAACTTCCCTCCTGGCCAGGGTGTCTTCAGTGGCCCTGGCCGAGGGGAGCGGTTCCCCAATCCACAGGGCCTGCCCGAAGAGCTctatcagcagcagctggctgagAAACAGATGGGCCTCCCTCCTGGCCTGAACATGGAAGGCATCAGGCCTGGCATGGAGATAAACAGAATGATGCCCTCCCAGAGACACATGGAGCCTGGGAACAACCCCATCTTCCCTCGCATGCCAGTGGAAGGGCCGATGAGCCCCTCCAGGGGGGACTTCCCGAAAGGAATACCCCCACAAATAGCCTCTAGCAGAGAGCTGGAGTTTGGGATGGGCCCTGGCAGCATGAAGGGGGACATGGGCATGAATGTCAGCATGGGCTCCAACCCACCCCTGGTCCCTCAGAAGCTGAGGGACGCAGGAGTTGGGCCGGAAGAGATGATGAAACTGCGCCCCGGTGTCTCGGAGATGCTCTCCTCTCAGCAGAAAATGGTGCCGCTGCCATTTGGGGAGCATCCGCAGCAAGAGTATGGCATGGGTCCCAGGCCTTTCCTTCCCATGTCTCAGGGCCCAGGAGTCGGTCTCCGAAATCTCAGAGAACAGATTGGGCCTGACCAAAGGACTAACAACCGGCTCAGCCACATGCCGCCACTACCTCTCAATCCCACCAGTAACCCTAATAGCCTCAACACAGCTCCCCCTGCGCAGCGCAGCCTCGGCCGCAAGCCCTTGGATATCTCTGCAGCTGGTCAGGTGCATTCGCCAGGGATCAACCCCCTGAAATCCCCCACGATGCGCCAGGTCCAGTCTCCCATGATGGGGTCTCCCTCGGGGAACCTCAAGTCCCCTCAGACGCCCTCCCAGCTGGCAGGAATGCTTGCGGGCCCCACTGccgcagctgctgctgcctccattAAGTCTCCCCCTGTCTTGgggtctgctgctgcttctcctgtccaCCTCAAGTCTCCGTCTCTCCCCGCACCTTCTCCCGGATGGACTTCATCTCCAAAGCCTCCTTTGCAGAGCCCTGGGATTCCCCCGAACCACAAGGCATCTCTCACCATGTCTTCTCCAGCCATGCTGGGGAACGTGGAGTCGG gtgGTCCACCTCCTTCCACAGTCAGCCAGTCTGCTCCTGTGACTCTCCCTGGAAATCTTCCCTCTAGCAGTCCTTACACAATGCCACCAGAGCCGACCCTCTCCCAGAATCCCCTCTCCATTATGATGTCCAGGATGTCCAAATTTGCCATGCCCAGCTCTACACCGCTCTATCATGATGCCATCAAAACTGTGGCCAGCTCAGATGATGACTCCCCTCCAGCACGTTCCCCAAACTTGCCACCTATGAACAGTGTACCAG GAATGGGCATTAATTCTCAGAATCCTCGAATTTCAGGTCCAAACCCAGTGGGTCCAATGCCAACCCTTAGCCCAATGGGAATGACCCAGCCTCTTTCCCATAACAACCAGATGCCCTCTCCAAATGCTATGGGACCCAATATACCTCCTCATGGGGTCCCCGTGGGACCCGGCCTGATGTCACACAACCCAATGATGGGGCATGGTTCCCAGGAGTCTCCAATGGTACCTCAAGGACGcctgggcttcccacaggggTTCCCTCCCGTACAGTCCCCTCCGCAGCAGGTGCCATTTCCACACAACGGGCCCAGCGGTGGACAAGGCAACTTCCCAGCAGGAATGGGCTTCCACGGAGAAGGACCTCTGGGGCGTCCTACCAACCTGCCCCAAAGTTCGACAGATCCAGCACTTTGCAAGACTGGAGGCCCTGGCGGTCCAGACTCCTTCACTGTTCTTGGAAACAATATGCCTTCGGTTTTCACTGATCcagagctgcaggaggtgatccGTCCTGGAGCCACAGGAATACCTGAGTTTGACCTGTCCAGGATTATCCCATCGGAGAAGCCTAGCCAGACACTACAGTATTTCCCTCGTGGGGAGGTGCCAGGCCGCAAGCAGCCGCAGGGTCCTGGGCCTGGGTTCTCCCACATGCAGGGGATGATAGGAGAGCAGACCCCAAGGATGGGACTAACATTGCCTGGCATGGGGGGCCCCGGGCCGGTGGGAACTCCGGATATCCCTCTTGGGACGGCTCCATCCATGCCAGGTCATAACCCGATGAGACCACCTGCCTTCCTGCAGCAAGGCATGATGGGGCCGCACCACCGCATGATGTCACCAGCACAAACGGCGATGCCTGGCCAGCCCGCGCTAATGAGTAACCCCGTGGCCGCCGTGGGCATGATCCCAGGCAAGGACCGAGCCCCTGCAGGGCTGTACAGCCACCCGGGCCCTGTAGGGTCACCTGGTATGATGATGTCAATGCAGGGCATGATGGGACCCCAACAAAACATCATGATTCCCCCCCAGATGAGGCCCCGAGGTATGGCTGCTGATGTTGGCATGGGAGGATTTAGCCAAGGCCCTGGAAACCCAGGGAACATGATGTTTTAA